In Eriocheir sinensis breed Jianghai 21 chromosome 10, ASM2467909v1, whole genome shotgun sequence, the following proteins share a genomic window:
- the LOC126996431 gene encoding coiled-coil domain-containing protein 103-like, protein MACGGWEGSVDSSQLEARLRVGLEADRRYAAENSAKLRGIHSAPTYEEFRQLVLGAHLKPLDRNDKSKVKPSIWNSFASTATKKTSKSPPQDMENSVYPTDVHYDVNNPPNTSEGLVQLWERLDLAERLELLRNLSPQATEKLAGGLVAGGLLGDAITTLLAFTPTVSDVVMVVNMLHALTLAKRFSLSVTLVCGEERWAWGRLLEKLQLALSERPQDLAEMNVTEWTLAQLKLKFNL, encoded by the exons ATGGCATGTGGAGGCTGGGAAGGAAGTGTAGATTCTAGCCAGCTCGAGGCCAGGCTGAGAGTGGGACTAGAGGCTGACCGTCGGTACGCAGCAGAAAATTCTGCTAAGCTGCGGGGAATCCATTCTGCCCCAACCTATGAAGAATTCCGGCAGCTTGTTCTTG GTGCCCATCTGAAGCCTCTTGACAGAAATGACAAGAGCAAGGTCAAGCCCTCCATATGGAATTCCTTTGCATCAACAGCTACTAAAAAGACAAGTAAATCCCCACCACAAGACATGGAAAATTCTGTGTACCCAACAGACGTCCATTAT GATGTCAACAACCCACCAAACACTTCTGAAGGGCTCGTGCAGCTGTGGGAACGACTTGATCTAGCTGAGCGACTGGAGCTGTTGCGTAACTTGTCCCCTCAAGCGACAGAGAAACTAGCTGGTGGTCTGGTAGCAGGTGGACTTCTTGGCGATGCCATCACTACACTTCTGGCCTTTACGCCGACTGTCAGTGATGTTGTCATGGTTGTTAATATGCTCCATGCTCTCACTTTAGCCAAAAG GTTTAGTCTGAGCGTGACGCTAGTGTGTGGAGAGGAGCGGTGGGCGTGGGGCCGCCTCCTGGAGAAGCTACAACTGGCCCTGTCTGAACGTCCACAGGATCTGGCTGAAATGAACGTCACTGAGTGGACTCTAGCGCAGCTCAAGCTCAAGTTTAATCTCTAG